Within the Oculatellaceae cyanobacterium genome, the region ATTTACACGCTTAGGGGTAGCTGTAGCAATGCTATTTATCTCTTTGCCTTTCGTTGTCAGAACATTACAACCTGTGTTGCAACAACTGGAAAAGGAGATTGAAGAAGCTGCTTGGTCTTTAGGAGCCTCTCAATGGCAAACGTTTTGGCGTGTAGTTTTGCCGCCGTTAATGCCAGCATTTTTAACAGGTATCGCACTAGGGTTTTCCAGAGCAGTTGGCGAATACGGTTCGATTGTAATTGTTGCTGCCAACGTTCCTTTTAAGGACTTAATCTCATCTGTGCTGATTATTCAACGGTTAGAACAGTACGACTATAGTGGTGCAACCGTTATAGGAACAGTTTTGTTAGGAATTTCCTTATTAATTCTATTAGTAATTAATCTTTTACAAAGTTGGGGGCGACGTTATGAACTCTGATTTAGCGGGGCATTCTTTCTATTCACAATCACCAGATTCTCAGCCATCAAAGAAAGCAAAAGAACATGGCTGGGTGAAAGTAGTTTTGATTGCTGTGGCGCTGGCGTACCTTTTCTTAATACTATTCATTCCCTCCATCAACGTCTTTGCACAAGCCTTTAAAGAAGGGTTTAACCCTTTTTTCGCTAACCTGACAGAGCCTAATTTTCTTCATGCCATAAAACTTACAATCATAATCGCCCTAGTTGTCGTCCCGATAAATACAGTATTTGGACTTTGTGCAGCTTGGGTAATTGCACGGCATCAATTTAGAGGTAGAACCTTTCTAATTAGCCTTTTAGACATTCCCTTTGCAGTTTCTCCAGTCGTAGCTGGATTGATGATTGTATTGCTCTACGGGCGCAATGGCTGGTTTGGCTCACTATTAGAAGCAGCAAACATTAAAATCATTTTTGCTACCCCTGCAATGATTCTGGCAAGTGCTTTTATCACCCTGCCGTTTGTCGCCCGCGAAGTAATTCCAGTTTTAGAAGAAGCTGGTTCAGATCAAGAAGAAGCAGCTAAAACATTAGGCGCTAACGATTGGCAAATATTCTGGCGCGTCACCCTGCCTAATATTAGTTGGGGTTTGCTATACGGTGTAATTTTGACCAATGCTAGAGTCATGGGTGAGTTTGGTGCAGTTTCAGTTGTTTCTGGTAATATCACTGGTAAAACTCAAACTCTGCCACTTTTTGTTGAGGAAGCTTACAAGCAATACCAAACTCAGGCTTCTTTCTCAGCCGCAGTTTTGCTTGCGGGTTTGGCATTTATCACCCTCGTACTCAAAGAAATACTAGAGAATAAAACCAAAATCAAAGAGATTGAATAGAAGTAGGGGCGGGTTTAATTTATCTTTTTGTAGGATACCTAGATTTAGGTAAACCCGCTCCTACAAAAAGATTTATTATCACCATAAATAGGAAAGGGCCAGAATTGTTTATTAAACTTCTGGATCTTCTTTATTTCAACCAACTAATTAGCGTCACATCCTCCTTATCTGTAAAATACTGCTATTGAGACTAACATGAAACATCAAAACAGTAACAATATCTCAGATAGTCAATTAGAAACTTCTGATATTAGCCAGAAAGCAACAACAGCTAACTTTAAGCAAAACAATACAAGAACTAAAACTCGCCTTAGAGTTCGTATTCCCAATCATTACCGTCAGGAACCAGTAATTTCGCGCTTGATTTCTCAGCATGGTTTAACAGTCAATATTGCCGCAGCTATATTAGGAGCAAATGGCAGAGATGATGGTTGGTTTGACCTAGAAATTAGCGGCACTGTCCAACAAATTAGCAGCGCTCAAATTTATCTCAATGACTTAGATCTAGAAGTCTTGTCTGAGCCTAAAAATCAAGCATATTGCTGGTAATCAGTACTTGCTTTTATCAGCTGTTTTGAAATTAACAAAGAAGAAAATATGACAAATGCTATAGACAATAGACCAACCAAAATCCGCATCAAAATTCGCATTCCCAAAAATTTTCAAGAAGAACCAGTGATCTCGCGCCTAGTTTCTGCACACGGCGTAACCGTTAATATCGCAGGAGCATTACTAGGAGCGAATGCCAGGGATGATGGCTGGTTTGACCTAGAACTACTAGGCACAACAAGTCAAATTCAGAGTGCCTTACTTTACTTAGAAGAACTTAAATTAGAAATTTGGAGTCAATCAAATATCGAGGAAGATGCGTGGTAAAAATTTTGGATACGATGATTTGAAATTTTAGATTAATTATCCAAAATCAAAATATCAAATCTCGCACAGATTCACGCCATGCTACTTTCAATCGCCCAGCGAGCTAGTTCTGTACGATTATGTAAACCAGTTTTTCCTAACATATTCGACACATGACTTTCAATAGTTCGTTGGCTAACATTCATCAAATCTGCGATGTCTTTATTTGCCAAGCCTCGCGCCACAAACTGAACTACTTTTAGTTCAGTCGGAGTTAATTCAACAGAAGCAGGAACTTGAATTTTAGGATTTGCTTCTGCTCCTTTGTTAGGCTGCTGCATTAAGCGGTTGGCTTGTTTGAGGGATGATTCTACTTGCGCCACCAGTTCTTCTGGCTCAAACGGCTTCACCATGTACACATCTGCGCCTGTGCTAAGACCTTTGACTCGATCTTGGCTTTGACCCTTAGCAGAAAGAAACAGCACTGGAATCCAGCTTATACGCGCATCTTGTCTAATATGCTCAACTAGAGCATATCCGTCCATCTCTGGCATCATTACATCACAAATAATCATGTCGGGAATTTCTTTGTCTAAGACCTCCAAAGCTTCCCGACCATTTTCTGCTGTGATGACTTCATACCCTTTAAATACAAGGTAGTCCTGAACTAACAAGATCAGGTTAGGGTCATCATCAATTAGCAGCAGTCGTTTGTGATCTTTTACACCATTGTCTTTCATGTTGTAATACTGGCTACGCCTGCATCAATAAAGTTAGTCAATTCTGTTAATCAGTATTATCCGCAAGATCTATATAAGCTCTTTGAGCTACTATATCCAGTGTCTGTACAGGTAGAACACTTAATATATAACCTTGATGAAAAAATTATAGCGTCGTACCTGTTGACCATCCATATAAATATAGTAAAGATACGGAAGATTTTAATGTAAGTACTATGTTACTGTATAAGGTTTTTGAAAAATCATTTCTGATACACACTGCAACTTAAGGGGTAGCGGTTTTAGGTAACGCACCTTTAATTTATGGAGATGTCTAATAGGGAAATTCATAGCCTTCGTTGCCTGGTTGAACCTGGGAACGAATTGAGCCATGCTTTGCCTCTCGCTGTAGCAAAGAACGACAAAATGGCATTATCAGTG harbors:
- the cysW gene encoding sulfate ABC transporter permease subunit CysW; this translates as MNSDLAGHSFYSQSPDSQPSKKAKEHGWVKVVLIAVALAYLFLILFIPSINVFAQAFKEGFNPFFANLTEPNFLHAIKLTIIIALVVVPINTVFGLCAAWVIARHQFRGRTFLISLLDIPFAVSPVVAGLMIVLLYGRNGWFGSLLEAANIKIIFATPAMILASAFITLPFVAREVIPVLEEAGSDQEEAAKTLGANDWQIFWRVTLPNISWGLLYGVILTNARVMGEFGAVSVVSGNITGKTQTLPLFVEEAYKQYQTQASFSAAVLLAGLAFITLVLKEILENKTKIKEIE
- a CDS encoding NIL domain-containing protein gives rise to the protein MKHQNSNNISDSQLETSDISQKATTANFKQNNTRTKTRLRVRIPNHYRQEPVISRLISQHGLTVNIAAAILGANGRDDGWFDLEISGTVQQISSAQIYLNDLDLEVLSEPKNQAYCW
- a CDS encoding NIL domain-containing protein codes for the protein MTNAIDNRPTKIRIKIRIPKNFQEEPVISRLVSAHGVTVNIAGALLGANARDDGWFDLELLGTTSQIQSALLYLEELKLEIWSQSNIEEDAW
- a CDS encoding response regulator transcription factor; the encoded protein is MKDNGVKDHKRLLLIDDDPNLILLVQDYLVFKGYEVITAENGREALEVLDKEIPDMIICDVMMPEMDGYALVEHIRQDARISWIPVLFLSAKGQSQDRVKGLSTGADVYMVKPFEPEELVAQVESSLKQANRLMQQPNKGAEANPKIQVPASVELTPTELKVVQFVARGLANKDIADLMNVSQRTIESHVSNMLGKTGLHNRTELARWAIESSMA